The nucleotide window GATATCCATCGGCCCCGACGCTGTACCGGCGACGAAGACTCCCTCTATACTGGTACTGGCCGGGTTCTTCAGCATGTCTACCTGTTTCACATATCCGAACTCGTCGAGCTCCAGAGCATTATTAATGAAAAGGTCGCCTGCCTCGGGGTTCGCGAGCATACCGACAGAAAGCACGACGAGGTCGTGAGTCGCTTCCTTAATGGTCCCCTCACGGATATCCTCGTACTTGAGGACCAGGTCCCCATTTTCCTTCTCTTCGATCGTTCCGACCTTGCCCTTCACGAACTCGACATCCATCGACCTGCTCTGCTGGTAGAACTCCTCGAAACCTTTGCCGAAAGCCCTCATATGCAGATAGTAGATCGTTACGTCGGTCATCGGCAGGGCTCCCATCAGGAGCTGCCCCTGCTTTGCCGAATACATGCAGCAGACCTGCGAGCATATCGGTGTGCCCATAGTCTTGTCACGCGAACCGACGCACAGGACATAGGCTATGTTGTCAGGCATCTTCCCGTCCTTCGGCCTGAGGACATTGTTGAACGGCCTGGTGGGGACCAGCTGTCGTTCCATCTGCATCGAAGTGATGACGTTCCTGTGCTTTCCAAGTCCGTATTTTTCGATGATGTCCGGGTCGAAAAGATTGAATCCGGTAGCGATGATAACTGAGCCAGCGTTTATTTTCGTCTTCTCTATCTTCTGTGTAAAATCTATAGCGTCGGCGGGGCAGGCCCTCTCGCAGGCCCCGCAGAGAATACAATTCTCGATGTCTATCGCGGCAACTCTCGGATTCGAGATGCTGAAGGGGACATATGCAGCTTTTCGTCCAACGAGTCCATACTGGTACTGGTCCTCTACTATGGCGGGACAGGCGTCCTCGCAATCCTGGCAGCCAGTACAGTTTTTTTCTATGACAAACCGGGGATGCCTGATCAGCACACCGTT belongs to Candidatus Latescibacterota bacterium and includes:
- a CDS encoding FAD-dependent oxidoreductase, which produces MTPDEVKYDAVVIGGGIAGQESALNLANSDQKVLLVEKDLSIGGHMIHLSKVFPTLDCGACITTPKVSETARHPNIRISTFSEFTDIERLADGTFNGVLIRHPRFVIEKNCTGCQDCEDACPAIVEDQYQYGLVGRKAAYVPFSISNPRVAAIDIENCILCGACERACPADAIDFTQKIEKTKINAGSVIIATGFNLFDPDIIEKYGLGKHRNVITSMQMERQLVPTRPFNNVLRPKDGKMPDNIAYVLCVGSRDKTMGTPICSQVCCMYSAKQGQLLMGALPMTDVTIYYLHMRAFGKGFEEFYQQSRSMDVEFVKGKVGTIEEKENGDLVLKYEDIREGTIKEATHDLVVLSVGMLANPEAGDLFINNALELDEFGYVKQVDMLKNPASTSIEGVFVAGTASGPMDI